The genomic DNA TGAGGTCGGTGGTTCGAGCCCACCTAGGCCCACCATCCGCGACGGATCCGAAGGCGGAGGTTGACAATGAAGAAGTTTCTTACGACAACAGTTGCTTTGTCATTCAGCGTCGTCCTCGGCCTCGTTATCCGGCAGGTCGTCCTCGATCTTTCAGATCGTGCCGATCTGTGGAACTCCGTTACGGATGCGGTGGACTAGTTCCACCCGCTCACCCCTAGGGGCTATGGCGCAATTGGTAGCGCACCTGCTTTGCAAGCAGGGGGTTACGGGTTCGAGTCCCGTTAGCTCCACCGGCACCTGCTGGCGTTGATAGAGTTTCACGCCCAGCAGGTTTTTGTTCGCTTGCGGCCGCCAAATCGAGTGACGCGAAATCGTTGTGCTGAGCAGAGGTTTTATCAGCATTTATGCTCTGGAGGCCAGGGTGCGAAATCGGGTTCTAGCTGTAGGAACTCATCCACTCGATCCGGGTAGACCCACGCAATAGTTGGGCCTTGACCGTCAACTTCAGCTAGACACACTCGGTCAGGCAGGGTGGCGAGGTCTTTGATGATGGCTAGGGCTACGTCAGCTGGTATCCAGTCGGTGCCTTGCGCAAAAGTCAGTTCTCGCGGCATACCACGAAAGGTGTATCTCACGGTGATATTGACCCCCGTGGCATCGAAGCGTGAGGATACATCCGAAAGCTGATCTGCCACCTCGACGGCTTCAGCGATTTCATAAATAAAGTCGGGATAATCCTGTTCGGTGTAGATGCACTCGTAATCGAGGGCAACGAAGTGGCTAAAGGCTGGTTTCATATCCGCATTTTTCGCCCAGAGGACAGATTCAGGGTCGTGGATGTCGAGAGCTTTGAGTGCTTCAGGGAAGCGTAGCTTGAGTCCGCAAGACTCCAATCGTGTTGCTGTTTCGAGTGTAATGGCGTAATCGAGGGTGCGGACATCATCCTCATCATCATCGTTGCCACTCATGCGGCCATTGTCGCACGAACACTGTTCAGAAACGCTCAATCTCATTCCGGTAGTCAATCCCCGTCGTGGTGGTGTTGTCTTTCTAGACCACGGTTGCTTGCCCGTCTGGGCTGATGTGGATGTGCTCGTACAGGGCGTGGAACGTAGTGGGCGAGACATTAGAAATCATCCTCGACCTGAGCATCTGCTTCGTCGCCGAAGAAGTTCCTGCTTTAACGGTAACCAACGGGGTCTTCTCCGGCAAGGGAATTATTCTGCCCATTTTTCTGGGCCGTAAGACTTAACCGGCACCTTCGTCACCAGAATTTGTTCGTTTGTGTCTCACCATATGGGGCCACAAGTCCCGAATGTCGGCACGATCAGGCAAATAAGGTCTTTCCGGACCCTTGAAAGGTTCAACAAATTCTTCAGTTCTGAATGTTGTTCGGCCAGAGCTCACTGCGTTTGGATGAACGCCCCAACAGCTCGGCCACACACAGTCAGCTCAAACCGTGCGAGCAACCCGAAGGAGCCACCATGCGCATCGGAGTCCCAGCCGAGGGCCCCGACCAACCACTGGTCGCAGCGACTCCCCACACCGTCGGCCTCCTGACCACACTCGGATACGAGGTCGCCGTCCAACACGGGGCAGGACACGCAGCCCAGTTCCCCGACTCCGCCTACGCAGATGCCGGAGCGACCCTCGTTGACGCCACACAAGTCTGGCAATCAGACATCGTCACGACACTGGATACGCCCGCTGACGAACTCATCGCCACCATGCACCCAGGTGCCACCCTCATCGCTCGACTCGCTCCTCGCAAGGACACCGACCTCGCCTCACGCCTGGCATCCACCGGCATCACCGCCCTCGCGATGGACGCCGTTCCACGTATCTCACGTGCCCAAGCAATGGACGTCCTCTCCTCCCAGGCCAACGTTGCCGGGTACCGCGCCGTCATCGAATCCGCCAGCCACTTCGGCCGCGTCTTCACCGGCCAAGTCACTGCCGCCGGCAAGATGCCTCCCGCAAAGGTGTACGTCATTGGAGCCGGTGTGGCTGGCCTCGCCGCCATCGGCACCGCCAACTCTATGGGTGCACAGGTATTCGCCACCGACGTGCGCCCCGAAGTTGCCGAACAAGTTGAATCGATGGGCGCCTCCTTCGTGGCCCTGCCCACCTCCCAAGAAGAATCCACCGACGGATACGCCAAAGCGATGGACGAGGACGAGGCCGCCGCAGCTATGCGCCTCTACGCCGCTCAGGCCGCCAAGTCCGACATTGTTATCACCACCGCAAATATCCCCGGACGTACCGCGCCGATCCTGCTTGACGACGCAGCCATCGCAGCTATGACACCCGGATCAGTTATCGTCGACATGGCCGCAGCTCATGGTGGAAACACCACAATGACGGTGCCCGGAGATGTCACCATCACCCCCAACGGCGTGACGATCATCGGCTATAAAGACCTCGCTGGTCGCCTGCCCGCGCAAGCCTCTCAGCTGTATGGACGCAACATCGTCAACCTGCTGACCCTCATGACACCGGGCAAAGATGGCCAGCTCGTCATTGACTTCGAAGACGAGGTCGTGCGTGGCATCGCCGTGACCGTTGATGGAAGTATTACGTGGCCACCGCCGCCCATCACAGTCTCGGCTGCCCCGGCCACACCCGCTGGCCCCACTGCTGAAGAAATTGCCCAACACGAGGCTGAAGAAGCCGCTCAGAAGAAGCGCTCACGGCGAAACCTCATGATCTTTTCGGCGGTGGCGGCGCTCGCCCTCGTTGCGTTGATTCTGGTGACTCCGGCGGCGGCAACGAGCCACTACATCGTGTTATTG from Schaalia sp. ZJ405 includes the following:
- a CDS encoding DLW-39 family protein, whose translation is MKKFLTTTVALSFSVVLGLVIRQVVLDLSDRADLWNSVTDAVD
- a CDS encoding Re/Si-specific NAD(P)(+) transhydrogenase subunit alpha: MRIGVPAEGPDQPLVAATPHTVGLLTTLGYEVAVQHGAGHAAQFPDSAYADAGATLVDATQVWQSDIVTTLDTPADELIATMHPGATLIARLAPRKDTDLASRLASTGITALAMDAVPRISRAQAMDVLSSQANVAGYRAVIESASHFGRVFTGQVTAAGKMPPAKVYVIGAGVAGLAAIGTANSMGAQVFATDVRPEVAEQVESMGASFVALPTSQEESTDGYAKAMDEDEAAAAMRLYAAQAAKSDIVITTANIPGRTAPILLDDAAIAAMTPGSVIVDMAAAHGGNTTMTVPGDVTITPNGVTIIGYKDLAGRLPAQASQLYGRNIVNLLTLMTPGKDGQLVIDFEDEVVRGIAVTVDGSITWPPPPITVSAAPATPAGPTAEEIAQHEAEEAAQKKRSRRNLMIFSAVAALALVALILVTPAAATSHYIVLLLAVLLGFYVISNVTPALHTPLMSVTNAISGIILVGAISQIGNPNPFIAVMSFLSIVLASINIFGGFAVTHRMLSMFKK